A genome region from Nocardia sp. NBC_00565 includes the following:
- a CDS encoding acyl-CoA dehydrogenase family protein: MRRTLFTQDHEDFRLLVRDFLAREVVPEYERWRTAGLVPRELFTALGKLGIIGTSIPEEYGGGGQDDYRYNVVIQEETARAGVTLGGLRTHLDVVVPYFLGLANEAQRARWFPGLADGRLYTAIAMTEPGTGSDLAGIKTTAVRDGDHFVVNGAKTFITGGYHADLVIVVARTAAEPDNRRAGLSLIVVEKGMPGFSVGRKLDKLGLTVQDTVELSFADVRVPVANVLGEEGAAFTHLGRNLAQERLAIAVGAVAQSRAAIDMTIAYVRDRKVFGQPVANFQNTKFELAAMAAELEAAQALLDAAISARVAGELSVADAAKTKLFSTEMQGRVVDRCVQLHGGYGYILEYPIARLYADARVSRIYGGTSEVMKTIISKSLGL; encoded by the coding sequence ATGCGCCGGACGCTGTTCACACAGGATCACGAGGACTTTCGCCTCCTGGTCCGTGACTTCCTCGCGCGTGAGGTGGTTCCGGAGTACGAGCGCTGGCGCACGGCCGGTCTGGTGCCCCGCGAGCTGTTCACCGCGCTGGGCAAGCTCGGCATCATCGGCACGTCCATCCCGGAGGAATACGGCGGCGGCGGTCAGGATGACTACCGCTACAACGTGGTCATCCAGGAGGAGACCGCGCGGGCGGGCGTGACGCTGGGCGGCCTGCGCACGCACCTGGATGTGGTCGTCCCGTACTTCCTCGGGTTGGCCAACGAGGCGCAGCGGGCCCGCTGGTTTCCAGGACTGGCCGACGGCCGGCTCTATACCGCGATCGCGATGACCGAACCTGGGACCGGTTCGGATCTGGCCGGTATCAAGACGACGGCGGTCCGCGACGGCGACCACTTCGTGGTGAACGGTGCCAAGACCTTCATCACCGGCGGCTATCACGCCGATCTGGTGATCGTGGTGGCCCGCACGGCCGCGGAGCCGGACAACCGGCGCGCCGGTCTGTCGCTGATCGTGGTCGAGAAGGGGATGCCCGGGTTCAGCGTCGGCCGTAAACTCGACAAACTCGGGCTGACCGTCCAGGACACCGTCGAGCTGTCCTTCGCCGATGTCCGGGTGCCCGTCGCCAATGTGCTCGGCGAGGAGGGCGCGGCCTTCACCCACCTCGGGCGCAATCTGGCGCAGGAGCGGCTGGCCATCGCGGTCGGCGCGGTCGCCCAGTCCCGCGCCGCGATCGATATGACGATCGCCTATGTCCGCGATCGGAAGGTATTCGGCCAGCCGGTCGCGAACTTCCAGAACACCAAATTCGAACTCGCGGCGATGGCCGCCGAACTCGAGGCGGCCCAGGCGCTGCTCGATGCGGCGATCTCGGCCCGGGTCGCGGGCGAGCTGAGCGTCGCGGACGCGGCCAAGACCAAGCTGTTCAGCACCGAGATGCAGGGCCGGGTGGTCGACCGGTGCGTGCAGCTGCACGGCGGCTACGGCTACATCCTCGAATACCCGATCGCCCGGCTGTACGCCGACGCGCGCGTTTCGCGCATTTACGGTGGCACCAGCGAGGTCATGAAGACCATCATCAGTAAATCCCTTGGCTTGTAA
- a CDS encoding SDR family NAD(P)-dependent oxidoreductase, whose product MQIDGSAALVTGGASGLGLATARRIIDRGGRVVLADISEEQGAKAVADLGDAARFVRADITDEAALDAALDAAQQQGPLRFVVHCAGRGGDRTRILDKERKPADLATFAEVIRVNLVGTYNVLRLAAARLADNEIVDGDRGAIVLTASVAAFDGQIGQTSYTAAKAGVHGMTLVAARDLASWQIRVNTIAPGIMDTPMLGRLRADIREGLAATVPHPKRLGDPDDFGRLAVEMLENPYLNGQTIRLDGSIRMAPR is encoded by the coding sequence ATGCAGATCGACGGTTCCGCGGCGCTGGTCACCGGTGGCGCCTCCGGGCTCGGCCTGGCCACCGCGCGTCGGATCATCGACCGCGGCGGCCGCGTCGTGCTCGCCGACATCTCCGAGGAGCAGGGCGCCAAAGCCGTCGCCGACCTCGGTGACGCCGCTCGGTTTGTCCGTGCGGATATCACCGACGAAGCCGCGCTGGATGCCGCCCTCGATGCCGCCCAGCAGCAGGGTCCGCTGCGTTTCGTCGTGCACTGCGCCGGACGCGGCGGCGACCGCACTCGCATCCTGGACAAGGAGCGCAAGCCAGCAGACCTGGCGACCTTCGCCGAGGTCATCCGGGTCAATCTGGTCGGAACCTACAACGTATTGCGCTTGGCCGCGGCCCGCCTCGCGGACAACGAGATTGTCGACGGCGACCGCGGCGCCATCGTCCTGACCGCTTCCGTGGCCGCCTTCGATGGCCAGATCGGGCAGACCTCCTACACCGCGGCAAAGGCCGGGGTGCACGGTATGACCCTCGTCGCTGCCCGGGATCTGGCCAGCTGGCAGATCCGGGTCAACACCATCGCGCCGGGCATCATGGACACCCCCATGCTCGGCCGACTGCGTGCCGATATCCGGGAGGGGCTGGCCGCCACCGTCCCGCATCCCAAGCGGCTCGGCGACCCCGACGATTTCGGCCGCCTCGCGGTCGAGATGCTGGAGAACC